A part of Balneola sp. genomic DNA contains:
- a CDS encoding M23 family metallopeptidase, which produces MNKLIPLFTLLVFAYACSDSTSVNNDESLENEAASYTVGKTPLPVIEGIKDYGIDEISEMVGESKAKSIAINEEEFTQLLDSYRDQANSEYYGVFSFRRKVNDEYVYHYYVRDINFSEEILEEASGEKALFVVVPGKDMAGIHRTYVAWIPNSQKAKDQMALWALPTETQPNPLDVGTIPDNMKSMGCDWVETVPGGYVIIGGSVTYWPPIVEWICENPDTPVEYEEPDMGGGGSGVCPTPGGCGFADDCPDGEDCSVDKPCPGDPVMNPEIAPTDGQGVNGGRYGAHRYNSVGYHQGLDIKADVNSPVHAMHSGNASSGYSSDFGHYIIITTVINGKTYFVLYAHLNLTMVNSGYVNQGDQIGLSGRTGNANNAPHAHVHIETRTADQGDSSYNDYTAHDPESLMGTKFDAQGNPSNSGCTI; this is translated from the coding sequence ATGAACAAACTTATCCCTCTTTTTACCCTTTTAGTGTTTGCCTATGCTTGTAGTGATAGCACTTCCGTAAACAATGACGAATCTCTTGAAAATGAAGCCGCCTCATATACGGTAGGAAAAACTCCTCTTCCCGTTATTGAAGGAATCAAAGATTATGGAATAGATGAGATTAGTGAGATGGTTGGGGAATCGAAAGCCAAATCGATAGCCATTAATGAAGAAGAGTTTACCCAATTACTCGATTCATATAGAGATCAGGCGAACTCTGAATACTATGGCGTCTTCAGTTTCAGAAGAAAAGTAAATGATGAATATGTTTACCACTACTATGTGAGAGATATCAACTTTTCAGAGGAAATCCTGGAAGAAGCTAGCGGAGAGAAGGCTTTATTTGTGGTAGTTCCGGGAAAGGATATGGCAGGAATTCATAGAACCTATGTTGCATGGATTCCGAACAGTCAAAAAGCAAAAGATCAGATGGCACTTTGGGCTCTTCCTACTGAAACACAGCCAAACCCTCTTGATGTAGGTACCATCCCCGATAACATGAAGTCTATGGGTTGTGATTGGGTTGAAACCGTACCAGGAGGATATGTAATAATTGGAGGCAGCGTTACTTATTGGCCGCCCATTGTAGAATGGATATGCGAAAACCCGGATACTCCTGTTGAATATGAAGAACCTGATATGGGCGGGGGAGGAAGCGGAGTATGCCCTACTCCGGGAGGTTGCGGTTTTGCTGATGATTGCCCGGATGGTGAAGATTGTTCCGTGGATAAACCCTGCCCCGGAGACCCGGTTATGAATCCAGAAATAGCCCCAACGGACGGACAAGGAGTTAATGGAGGGCGGTATGGCGCTCATAGATATAATAGTGTTGGGTACCATCAAGGACTTGATATAAAAGCAGATGTAAATTCTCCAGTACATGCAATGCACTCTGGAAATGCATCTAGTGGATATAGCTCAGACTTCGGACATTATATCATAATTACTACAGTGATAAACGGAAAAACGTATTTTGTGCTTTATGCCCACCTTAACCTAACTATGGTAAATAGTGGATATGTTAATCAGGGAGATCAAATAGGTTTATCTGGGCGAACGGGAAATGCTAATAATGCCCCTCATGCACATGTTCATATAGAGACCAGAACCGCTGATCAAGGAGATTCCAGTTATAATGACTATACTGCTCATGACCCGGAAAGCTTGATGGGAACTAAATTTGACGCTCAAGGTAATCCTTCTAACTCAGGATGTACTATCTAA
- the rpsP gene encoding 30S ribosomal protein S16, whose protein sequence is MIKIRLQRKGRIRRPIYHIVVADSRSPRDGRIIEQVGRYDGVTEKKETVLNEDRIMYWLDTGAQPTDSVRKILRQEGLLYKRHLVMWGKSEEEIDAALAEWKAYRDSKKETEVTRKEQVQASLAAEEKAVKENVAKKAAKAAAELAEEATAEAEATEATEEVAEEATAETTEEAVAETVEETTDEVVEEPAETTEEVVVEAVAEEPVAEVEETEEATEEEVVAEASTDTQVSSDLTAKEAIDHINNTDLADLAGFVTDAEDRKTVLAAWEAKQAG, encoded by the coding sequence TTGATTAAGATTAGACTTCAACGCAAGGGACGTATTCGTCGTCCTATCTATCATATCGTAGTTGCTGATAGCCGCTCTCCAAGAGACGGTCGTATTATTGAGCAAGTAGGTCGTTATGATGGCGTTACCGAAAAGAAAGAGACGGTTCTTAATGAAGACCGTATTATGTACTGGTTAGATACCGGTGCACAGCCTACCGATTCCGTTCGTAAAATCCTTCGCCAGGAAGGTTTGCTATATAAGCGCCACCTTGTTATGTGGGGCAAAAGCGAAGAAGAAATTGATGCTGCTCTAGCAGAATGGAAAGCATACCGTGACTCTAAGAAAGAGACCGAAGTAACCAGAAAAGAACAAGTTCAGGCTTCTCTTGCTGCTGAAGAAAAAGCAGTAAAAGAGAACGTAGCCAAGAAAGCTGCAAAAGCCGCTGCTGAACTAGCAGAAGAAGCAACAGCAGAGGCTGAGGCTACAGAAGCTACCGAAGAGGTTGCAGAAGAAGCGACGGCCGAGACTACGGAAGAAGCTGTAGCAGAAACAGTTGAAGAAACAACCGATGAAGTAGTGGAAGAGCCCGCTGAAACTACCGAAGAGGTAGTAGTAGAAGCAGTAGCTGAAGAACCTGTTGCAGAAGTAGAAGAAACAGAAGAAGCTACTGAGGAAGAGGTTGTTGCGGAAGCAAGTACTGATACTCAAGTTTCTAGTGACTTAACGGCAAAAGAAGCTATTGATCACATCAATAATACCGACCTTGCTGACTTAGCTGGTTTTGTTACTGATGCTGAAGATCGTAAAACTGTACTAGCTGCCTGGGAAGCCAAGCAAGCTGGATAA
- the trmD gene encoding tRNA (guanosine(37)-N1)-methyltransferase TrmD, translating to MRIDIISGVPALLDGPLNHSIVRRAVDKGLVEIRVHDLRDYTDDKHKKIDDYPYGGDPGMVLTPQPIFSCIEHLLKQRDYDELIFTAADGDVFDQQAANALSLKKNILILCGHYKGVDQRVRDELITKEYTIGDYVLSGGELPAMVITDAIVRLLPGAIGDAGSALNDSFQNGLLEAPVYTRPAEFRGLKVPEVLRSGDPKKIEAWQQEQSLERTKERRNDLYEKL from the coding sequence ATGAGAATAGACATCATATCAGGAGTTCCTGCCCTGTTAGACGGGCCACTAAATCATAGCATAGTAAGGAGAGCTGTAGATAAAGGACTAGTTGAGATTCGTGTGCATGATCTTCGGGATTATACCGACGACAAACACAAAAAAATCGATGACTATCCTTATGGTGGAGACCCGGGAATGGTGTTAACTCCACAGCCTATCTTCAGCTGCATAGAACACCTCTTAAAGCAACGAGATTATGATGAATTGATCTTTACTGCTGCCGACGGTGATGTTTTTGATCAACAAGCGGCTAACGCGCTTTCATTGAAAAAAAACATTCTTATTCTTTGCGGACATTATAAAGGGGTAGATCAGCGAGTACGTGATGAGTTAATCACCAAAGAATACACTATTGGTGATTACGTGCTTTCGGGAGGAGAACTTCCCGCCATGGTTATTACCGACGCTATAGTTCGTTTATTGCCAGGCGCTATTGGAGACGCCGGAAGTGCGCTTAATGACTCATTTCAAAATGGATTGCTTGAAGCGCCGGTTTATACTCGACCAGCAGAGTTTCGGGGGCTCAAAGTTCCTGAAGTACTACGATCAGGTGATCCTAAAAAAATCGAAGCATGGCAACAGGAGCAATCCCTAGAACGCACCAAAGAACGAAGAAACGATTTGTACGAAAAACTTTAG
- a CDS encoding 50S ribosomal protein L19 encodes MDKLKLVEQTLVNDDIPEFTAGDTVNVHYRVREGEKERIQQYEGVVISERGSGPNKTFTVRKMSGSIGVERIFPLNSPFIAQIDVKRKGKVRRSKLFYLRELRGKAARIKEKESQNRKK; translated from the coding sequence ATGGACAAGCTAAAATTAGTTGAACAAACTCTGGTAAATGATGACATCCCTGAATTTACTGCAGGTGACACCGTAAACGTTCACTACCGTGTACGTGAAGGTGAGAAGGAAAGAATTCAGCAGTACGAAGGTGTTGTAATTTCTGAGCGAGGAAGCGGCCCAAACAAGACATTCACCGTTCGAAAAATGAGTGGAAGTATTGGCGTTGAGCGTATTTTCCCACTCAACTCTCCTTTTATTGCTCAAATTGATGTGAAAAGAAAAGGTAAAGTTAGACGTTCGAAGTTGTTCTATCTTCGTGAGCTTCGTGGTAAGGCTGCCCGTATCAAGGAAAAAGAAAGCCAGAACCGAAAGAAGTAA
- a CDS encoding adenylate kinase: MNIILFGPPGAGKGTQAELLINEYSIPHLSTGNIFRAAIKNQTPLGQKVTAILDAGELVPDQLTIDLVAEELNDEKYNNGAVFDGFPRTVVQAEAFDKLLESKGQKLDAFISLEAPEEELVKRILSRGQGRSDDTEEGAKHRISVYNKETAPVQAYYEGKGQVKKIDGIGSIEEIFDRIKSILS; this comes from the coding sequence ATGAACATAATTCTCTTTGGTCCTCCTGGTGCAGGAAAAGGTACTCAGGCGGAGTTACTTATTAACGAATACTCTATTCCTCACCTTTCTACAGGAAATATTTTCCGGGCTGCCATTAAGAATCAGACCCCTCTTGGTCAAAAGGTAACCGCAATTCTTGATGCCGGTGAACTAGTACCTGACCAGCTTACTATTGACCTGGTTGCTGAAGAGCTTAATGATGAGAAATATAATAATGGAGCTGTATTTGATGGCTTTCCAAGAACAGTAGTTCAGGCCGAAGCTTTTGACAAACTCCTGGAGAGCAAAGGGCAAAAACTAGATGCCTTTATATCTCTTGAGGCTCCTGAAGAAGAACTGGTTAAGAGAATTTTATCCAGGGGTCAGGGCCGTTCTGATGATACAGAAGAAGGGGCAAAGCACCGCATTAGTGTATATAACAAAGAGACCGCACCAGTCCAGGCTTATTATGAAGGCAAAGGACAAGTCAAAAAGATTGACGGTATCGGTAGTATTGAAGAGATTTTCGACCGAATTAAGTCTATTCTTTCTTAG
- the rimM gene encoding 16S rRNA processing protein RimM yields the protein MNQDALTSPFVQVGHVVKSQGLKGELKVHFDSINPNAIEQISMVYMRNDRGDFFPSRLSGFRIEEKGNKPSFFVQFDQIADRSSADAMKNKALFIERKEAEKFFNEHIEEPSFIDFEVVHEDNAIGYVDEVIDNGAQQLLSIASSKGALLVPIVDEYIVNIDAESGTIYCKNLGRLIEL from the coding sequence ATGAATCAGGACGCCCTTACATCACCGTTTGTCCAGGTTGGGCATGTTGTTAAATCGCAGGGTTTGAAAGGAGAATTAAAGGTTCACTTTGATTCCATAAATCCCAACGCGATAGAACAGATTTCGATGGTGTATATGCGAAATGATCGTGGAGACTTTTTTCCCTCTCGACTTTCCGGGTTCCGGATAGAAGAAAAGGGAAACAAACCTTCGTTCTTTGTACAATTTGACCAAATCGCTGATCGCTCTTCTGCTGATGCGATGAAAAACAAAGCTCTTTTTATTGAAAGAAAAGAAGCTGAAAAGTTCTTCAATGAACATATTGAAGAGCCTTCATTCATCGACTTTGAAGTAGTACATGAAGATAATGCTATTGGCTATGTAGATGAGGTAATAGATAATGGAGCGCAGCAACTTCTTTCTATAGCATCAAGTAAAGGAGCTTTGTTGGTTCCTATTGTTGATGAATATATAGTGAACATTGATGCTGAATCCGGAACCATCTATTGTAAAAACCTTGGGCGACTGATTGAATTATGA
- a CDS encoding enoyl-ACP reductase, translated as MSEGYGLLKGKKGIIFGALDERSIAWRIALACKREGADFVLSNAPIALRLGTLNGLSEETGAPIIPADVTKDDEIVELMEKTKEHFGGGVDFILHAIGMSPNIRKKKEYTDLNYNWYQQSLDISAISLHRVLHHAEQTGTLNDGGSIVALSYIGAQRIFSKYSDMNDAKALLESIARNYGSRLGSRGIRVNTVSQAPTKTSAGSGIKGFDGMYTFAEKLSPLGNPSADDCADYCVTLFSDLTRKVTMQNLFHDGGFVTNGISEEMMNDLAKLYAEDE; from the coding sequence ATGAGCGAAGGCTACGGACTACTAAAAGGAAAAAAAGGAATTATTTTCGGAGCGCTGGATGAGCGAAGCATTGCCTGGAGAATTGCGCTAGCATGTAAAAGAGAAGGAGCTGATTTTGTACTCTCTAATGCCCCTATTGCGCTAAGGCTTGGAACGCTTAACGGTCTGTCGGAGGAAACCGGCGCGCCCATCATCCCTGCTGATGTTACTAAAGACGATGAGATTGTTGAACTAATGGAGAAAACGAAAGAACATTTTGGGGGAGGAGTGGACTTTATTCTTCATGCAATTGGGATGTCTCCAAATATTCGAAAGAAAAAGGAATACACCGATTTAAATTACAACTGGTACCAGCAATCACTGGATATTTCAGCCATTTCTTTGCACAGGGTATTACACCATGCTGAGCAGACAGGAACATTAAACGATGGCGGTAGCATTGTTGCCCTTTCTTACATTGGAGCACAGAGAATTTTTAGTAAGTACTCAGATATGAACGATGCGAAAGCACTGCTCGAAAGCATCGCAAGAAACTATGGTAGCCGCTTAGGTTCTCGTGGAATTCGAGTGAACACAGTATCACAAGCGCCAACTAAAACTTCAGCCGGATCTGGTATCAAAGGCTTTGATGGGATGTATACATTCGCTGAAAAACTTTCTCCTCTTGGTAATCCTTCCGCGGATGATTGTGCAGATTACTGTGTGACCTTGTTCTCAGACCTAACCAGAAAGGTGACCATGCAGAACCTATTCCATGATGGAGGGTTTGTAACTAACGGTATTTCAGAGGAAATGATGAACGACCTCGCTAAACTTTACGCAGAAGACGAATAA
- the ruvC gene encoding crossover junction endodeoxyribonuclease RuvC: MPEIILGIDPGSRFTGYAVLTEENGKLIALRCDVLKMAHIEEHSDRLQFIFDKISGIIKSIQPTQCAVETPIYGVDPQAMLKLGRAQAAAILAIKNAGLEVTEYFPKVVKKSITGNGNASKEQVAYMLQKMVTLPDEKLSNDATDALAVAWCHLMNGKGIPLSGKSKTHQNNKKGDWAAFVAENPDRVHKS, from the coding sequence ATGCCTGAAATTATCCTCGGTATTGATCCTGGCTCCCGGTTTACCGGGTATGCGGTACTTACCGAGGAAAATGGCAAATTGATTGCGCTTCGTTGTGATGTGTTGAAAATGGCACATATTGAAGAGCATTCCGACCGCCTCCAGTTTATTTTTGATAAAATATCGGGCATTATAAAATCCATCCAGCCCACCCAATGTGCGGTTGAGACTCCAATTTATGGAGTGGACCCCCAGGCCATGCTTAAACTTGGGAGGGCACAGGCTGCCGCAATACTAGCCATTAAAAATGCAGGACTGGAAGTGACAGAGTACTTTCCGAAAGTGGTTAAAAAATCCATTACTGGAAATGGAAATGCCAGCAAAGAACAAGTAGCTTATATGCTACAAAAGATGGTGACCCTTCCTGATGAAAAGCTTTCAAATGACGCTACAGATGCCTTAGCGGTTGCCTGGTGTCATCTCATGAATGGAAAAGGAATTCCATTATCAGGAAAAAGTAAGACCCACCAAAATAATAAGAAGGGAGATTGGGCCGCTTTTGTAGCCGAGAACCCGGACAGAGTCCATAAATCATGA
- the ruvA gene encoding Holliday junction branch migration protein RuvA encodes MIAFLKGFVEEKSEGKVLLDVQGVGYGVEISSQTLEHMEALGSEIKLLIYHHITENDQRLFGFISLEEKALFEKLITVKGVGPKLGLTILSGLPANHLITAIASGDIATLSRVPGIGKKTAERITLELKEKLPAPSSAGSGSISLESNGQVMKETIQALVALGFSERESEQAAMEVLKVGPDSDVSTAIRRSLAILNR; translated from the coding sequence ATGATTGCATTTCTAAAAGGGTTTGTTGAAGAAAAATCGGAAGGCAAAGTATTGCTAGATGTACAGGGGGTGGGTTATGGGGTAGAGATATCTTCTCAAACCCTGGAGCACATGGAGGCATTAGGGTCGGAGATAAAACTGCTTATTTACCATCACATCACAGAAAATGATCAACGATTATTTGGCTTTATTTCTTTAGAGGAAAAGGCCTTATTCGAAAAGTTGATTACCGTAAAAGGGGTGGGCCCAAAACTTGGACTAACAATTCTTAGCGGGCTCCCGGCGAATCATCTTATTACAGCAATAGCTTCGGGTGATATTGCGACTCTTTCCCGGGTTCCGGGAATTGGAAAGAAAACAGCAGAACGTATAACCCTCGAACTTAAAGAAAAGCTACCAGCACCTTCTTCAGCTGGATCAGGCTCTATTTCTTTAGAAAGCAATGGGCAGGTAATGAAAGAAACAATCCAAGCGTTAGTGGCGCTCGGTTTTTCAGAAAGGGAGTCTGAGCAAGCGGCAATGGAGGTGTTGAAAGTGGGCCCGGACTCAGATGTATCTACAGCGATACGAAGAAGTCTCGCTATTCTGAACCGATAG
- a CDS encoding signal recognition particle protein: MFDNLSSNLERAFKNIKGEARLTDVNIAETVREIRRALLDADVNLEVARQFTADIKDKVLGSDVLTSVNPGQQFTKIVYDELVATFGGEKSDIAQAHTPPTVILIAGLQGSGKTTFTGKLARYLKQEHKRNPLLAAADVYRPAAVNQLKTLASQIDVPVYSIEQKDAVRVAKEAVSMAKSLAMDTVIIDTAGRLHVDEEMMKEVAEIKKAVNPHEILFVVDSMTGQDAVNTAKDFNDRLNFDGVVLTKLDGDTRGGAALSIKSVVDKPIKFASTGEKLDALTPFYPDRMAQRILGMGDVVSLVEKAQKEFDEKEAQRLQKRITSDKFDLEDFLAQIQKIKKMGDLGDLVSMIPGASKAIEDADINDDAFKPIEAIIYSMTPEERRNPSILNGSRRRRIAQGSGTTVREINDLIKQFEQMKKMMKTMSKMGKMGRALHGLKNLPLGR; this comes from the coding sequence ATGTTTGATAATCTATCCTCAAATCTAGAGCGAGCCTTTAAGAATATTAAAGGTGAAGCACGTCTTACCGATGTAAACATCGCGGAGACGGTACGTGAGATTCGTCGCGCCCTTTTGGATGCCGATGTGAATCTTGAGGTAGCCCGCCAGTTCACAGCAGATATTAAGGATAAGGTCCTTGGCTCTGATGTTCTCACCAGTGTTAATCCAGGTCAGCAGTTCACAAAAATTGTGTACGATGAGTTGGTTGCAACCTTTGGTGGCGAAAAATCAGATATCGCCCAGGCACACACTCCCCCTACTGTCATTCTCATAGCCGGTTTGCAAGGTTCTGGTAAAACCACCTTCACAGGTAAGCTTGCCCGATACCTTAAGCAGGAGCATAAACGGAACCCGCTTCTTGCTGCCGCCGATGTTTATCGCCCTGCTGCAGTAAACCAGCTAAAAACACTCGCATCGCAAATTGATGTGCCTGTGTATTCGATTGAACAAAAAGACGCTGTTCGTGTTGCTAAAGAAGCCGTTTCGATGGCAAAAAGCTTAGCAATGGACACTGTTATCATCGATACCGCGGGCCGTTTGCATGTGGATGAAGAGATGATGAAAGAGGTCGCGGAAATTAAAAAAGCCGTTAATCCTCATGAGATTTTGTTTGTAGTTGACTCCATGACTGGACAGGATGCAGTTAACACAGCAAAAGATTTCAATGACCGATTAAACTTTGATGGCGTTGTTCTTACCAAGCTAGATGGTGACACCCGCGGTGGTGCTGCCCTATCTATCAAATCGGTAGTAGACAAGCCAATCAAGTTTGCGAGTACCGGCGAAAAGCTGGATGCCCTTACCCCTTTCTACCCAGACCGAATGGCTCAACGCATTTTGGGGATGGGAGATGTGGTATCGCTTGTTGAAAAAGCTCAAAAAGAATTTGATGAAAAAGAAGCCCAGCGTCTTCAAAAACGGATCACTTCTGACAAGTTTGATCTGGAAGACTTCCTGGCTCAGATTCAAAAAATCAAAAAGATGGGAGATCTTGGTGATCTCGTATCTATGATTCCCGGCGCCAGCAAAGCAATAGAAGATGCAGATATCAATGATGACGCTTTTAAGCCCATCGAAGCAATAATCTATTCTATGACGCCGGAAGAGCGTCGGAACCCCAGCATTTTAAATGGAAGCCGTCGAAGACGGATTGCACAAGGTTCCGGCACAACTGTTCGTGAGATTAATGATCTCATCAAACAGTTTGAACAGATGAAGAAAATGATGAAGACCATGTCCAAAATGGGAAAAATGGGACGGGCTCTTCATGGACTTAAAAATCTGCCTCTAGGCCGATAA